In Rheinheimera sp. MM224, one DNA window encodes the following:
- a CDS encoding GntR family transcriptional regulator has translation MLATEFKEAITAADRVLVQIRTAIVEGEIPAGTKISEPELARRYDLSRAPLREALARLERCHLIERTPNAGARVVKLSIEGLRSLYQLREELEGLACRLAAEHMTEQEIAEVRALLDQHLSTQRVREGESYYQEAGDVDFHYRVILGSKNPYLINILSDELYFLVRMYRVQLGMNGPRVSRAFDEHKAIINAIANRDGELADLLMRRHIAASKRNIEQQLLQQGTSHG, from the coding sequence ATGCTTGCTACCGAATTTAAAGAAGCTATTACTGCGGCCGACCGGGTGCTGGTGCAAATTCGCACCGCCATAGTGGAAGGCGAAATTCCTGCTGGTACCAAGATCAGTGAGCCTGAACTGGCGCGACGTTATGATTTAAGCCGCGCGCCGCTGCGTGAAGCCTTAGCGCGTTTAGAACGCTGTCATTTAATCGAACGCACGCCCAACGCCGGCGCCCGTGTGGTGAAGCTGTCGATTGAAGGTTTACGTTCTTTGTATCAGCTGCGCGAAGAGCTGGAAGGCCTGGCTTGTCGTTTGGCGGCAGAGCATATGACAGAGCAGGAAATTGCCGAAGTCAGGGCGCTACTTGATCAGCATTTGTCGACACAACGAGTGCGCGAAGGTGAAAGTTATTACCAGGAAGCCGGTGATGTCGACTTTCATTACCGCGTCATCTTAGGCAGTAAAAATCCATATCTGATTAATATTTTAAGTGATGAGTTGTATTTTCTGGTGCGGATGTACCGGGTGCAGCTTGGCATGAATGGCCCACGGGTATCTCGGGCTTTTGACGAACACAAAGCTATTATCAATGCCATTGCTAACCGCGATGGCGAACTTGCCGACTTATTGATGCGCCGTCATATCGCTGCATCCAAACGTAATATTGAACAACAGTTACTTCAACAGGGGACTTCACATGGCTAA
- a CDS encoding DUF4386 domain-containing protein: protein MNSAFERSPQFYVRLSGVFYLAIIVLGLFGELMVRGSLVVPLDAAATAQNIMASSSLWRLGIVGDLSMQLLDIPIIVLFYLLFKRVNAGLNLAATFFNLIQTAMLVANKLLLVIPLLLLGGGTAASVFSSEQLAAWSYLAIGLHSYGFGIGLIFFALACLLRGYLIIKSGFFPAFIGVMLALAGLCYLINSLALLLAPALASLLFPWVLMPVLVGELTLSLWMIVKGVNIEKWQLFKGSTS, encoded by the coding sequence ATGAATTCTGCTTTTGAACGATCGCCACAATTTTACGTACGCCTTAGTGGAGTGTTTTATCTGGCCATTATTGTGTTAGGGCTTTTTGGTGAGCTGATGGTCAGAGGCTCCCTGGTGGTTCCTTTAGATGCCGCAGCTACAGCGCAGAATATTATGGCGTCATCCTCACTGTGGAGGCTGGGCATAGTAGGGGATCTGTCGATGCAACTGCTGGATATCCCCATTATCGTGCTGTTTTATCTATTGTTTAAACGCGTTAATGCTGGGCTGAATCTGGCCGCCACTTTTTTTAACCTGATTCAAACCGCTATGTTGGTGGCCAATAAGTTGCTGTTAGTCATTCCATTGCTGTTATTAGGTGGTGGGACCGCAGCTTCTGTGTTTTCTTCTGAGCAATTGGCTGCCTGGTCTTATCTTGCTATTGGGCTGCACAGCTATGGTTTTGGCATTGGGCTGATCTTTTTTGCGCTGGCCTGTTTGCTGCGTGGTTATCTGATTATTAAATCTGGCTTTTTTCCGGCTTTTATTGGAGTCATGTTGGCGCTGGCTGGTCTGTGTTATTTAATTAATAGCCTAGCCTTATTGCTGGCACCAGCTCTGGCATCGCTGTTATTCCCCTGGGTTCTGATGCCGGTGTTAGTGGGCGAGTTAACTTTAAGCTTGTGGATGATTGTCAAAGGCGTGAATATAGAGAAGTGGCAGCTGTTTAAAGGTTCTACATCTTAA
- the holB gene encoding DNA polymerase III subunit delta': MSDFPWLDSYQYKLTELAEAGHLHHALLLTGPVGIGKLALAKRLAAYLLCKTPQQQLPCGLCKSCQLMASGHHPDLWQLPTEGSSSIGVDPIRALGQFMQGASQQGGVKLALIPQAELMTEAAANALLKTLEEPPQNSFLILQSAHPAQLLPTILSRCQSWALAPVYGEQIEHWLQEHSSRPVPDFLLQYVGGAPLLALKLLENDEAAAISAQLVMLKKFVSAQLDMYELLAHLPDTEQLPSTLFWFVRQELWQKGADMQLKHHQLLLSLQQWGRDRQLITGQNAALNLSALLVQLRSALL; this comes from the coding sequence ATGTCTGATTTCCCCTGGCTGGACTCGTATCAATACAAACTGACTGAATTGGCAGAAGCAGGGCATTTGCACCATGCTTTATTGCTGACAGGCCCAGTTGGTATTGGCAAACTGGCACTTGCCAAACGTCTGGCGGCCTATTTACTCTGTAAAACACCACAGCAGCAGTTGCCTTGTGGTTTATGTAAAAGTTGTCAGCTGATGGCCTCTGGTCATCACCCGGATCTGTGGCAATTGCCGACAGAAGGTAGCAGCAGTATAGGGGTGGACCCTATACGTGCTTTGGGTCAGTTTATGCAAGGCGCATCACAGCAAGGTGGCGTCAAGCTGGCACTGATTCCTCAGGCTGAACTGATGACTGAAGCCGCCGCCAATGCTTTATTAAAAACTTTGGAAGAGCCACCACAAAATAGTTTTCTGATTTTACAAAGTGCCCATCCGGCGCAGCTGTTGCCTACTATTTTAAGCCGGTGTCAAAGTTGGGCTTTAGCTCCTGTGTACGGTGAGCAGATTGAACACTGGTTACAGGAACACAGCAGCAGACCTGTGCCGGACTTTTTACTGCAATACGTCGGTGGTGCACCTTTATTAGCATTGAAACTGCTGGAAAACGACGAAGCGGCAGCAATTTCTGCACAATTGGTTATGCTGAAGAAGTTCGTGTCTGCTCAGTTAGATATGTATGAGCTGCTGGCCCATTTGCCTGACACTGAACAATTGCCTTCAACCTTATTCTGGTTTGTACGACAGGAGTTGTGGCAAAAAGGCGCTGATATGCAGCTAAAACATCACCAGTTATTGTTGTCTTTGCAGCAATGGGGTCGTGACCGTCAGCTGATTACAGGGCAAAATGCCGCGCTGAATTTATCAGCCTTGCTGGTGCAACTCCGTTCGGCCTTGTTGTAA
- the mltG gene encoding endolytic transglycosylase MltG, whose translation MIRTLFVVLLVSLVSFFGLTNIWQQYSQSRLPLTEAYIEIKAGDSAMKLCRNWQQQNLLSNAQCRWLSIYLRIHPELSKLHQGVYRVPTDQKPTRLLQMLHLFASGKVAQFAFSIKEGETLSQSLKRLAEAEYLQHDLTDKAALVELAKWPEAWGNKPANAEALFFAETYNYTANSTSTELLKRANELLIQRLQQAWDSRQANLPYKTPYELLTMASIVEKESGHEPEKPLVSSVFVNRLALGMKLQTDPTVIYGLGDSFNGDITRADLKNPHLYNTYQHFGLPPGPIAAPSGSSIIAAAQPAQSDWLYFVSKGDGTHQFSRTLAEHNAAVQHYILGKRVFGKKVLEKKKQ comes from the coding sequence TTGATCCGAACTTTATTTGTAGTGCTGTTAGTCTCGCTGGTCAGTTTTTTTGGTTTAACCAATATCTGGCAACAATACAGCCAAAGTCGTTTGCCGCTGACAGAGGCTTATATAGAAATTAAAGCCGGCGACAGCGCGATGAAACTCTGTCGTAACTGGCAGCAGCAAAATCTGCTGAGCAACGCCCAGTGCCGTTGGTTATCCATTTATTTGCGAATACATCCTGAGCTTTCAAAGTTACATCAGGGCGTGTACAGAGTACCCACAGATCAAAAACCAACCCGCTTATTACAAATGCTGCATTTATTCGCCAGTGGCAAAGTGGCGCAGTTTGCTTTTAGCATCAAAGAAGGCGAAACCTTAAGCCAAAGCTTAAAACGTTTAGCCGAAGCCGAATATTTACAGCATGATTTGACGGATAAAGCTGCATTAGTCGAACTTGCAAAGTGGCCTGAAGCCTGGGGTAATAAACCAGCCAATGCCGAAGCTTTGTTTTTTGCTGAAACCTACAATTACACCGCCAACAGCACCAGCACTGAATTATTAAAGCGCGCCAACGAGCTGCTGATCCAAAGATTGCAACAGGCATGGGACAGCCGACAAGCCAATTTACCTTACAAAACACCCTATGAGCTGTTGACTATGGCATCCATTGTCGAGAAAGAAAGCGGCCACGAGCCGGAAAAACCATTGGTCAGTTCAGTTTTTGTCAATCGCTTAGCGCTTGGCATGAAACTACAAACAGACCCAACTGTGATCTATGGTTTAGGTGATAGTTTTAATGGCGATATCACCAGAGCGGATTTAAAGAATCCGCACCTTTACAATACCTATCAGCATTTTGGTTTACCGCCAGGCCCAATAGCGGCGCCAAGTGGCAGTTCTATCATAGCTGCGGCTCAGCCTGCGCAAAGTGATTGGTTGTATTTTGTTTCAAAAGGCGATGGCACTCATCAGTTTTCCCGTACTCTGGCAGAGCATAATGCCGCAGTGCAGCACTATATTTTGGGAAAGCGAGTTTTTGGCAAGAAAGTTTTGGAAAAGAAAAAACAATGA
- the fabD gene encoding ACP S-malonyltransferase, which yields MNNKLALVFPGQGSQSVGMLAELHAEFATVRDTFAEASAALGYDLWALVANGPDTALNETHRTQPALLTASVAVYRVWLEQGGATPAYLAGHSLGEYSALVCAGVLNLADAVKLVEKRGQYMQLAVPAGTGAMSAIIGLDDALIAKACEEAAQGEVVSPVNFNSPGQVVIAGNKAAVERANELCKAAGAKRALPLPVSVPSHCALMKPAADKLADDLNSISFHTAVIPVVNNVDVSAAADAAAIKDALVRQLYSPVRWTESIEFLAAQGVDTVIELGAGKVLSGLIKRINKELNTASVTDVASLKDALATE from the coding sequence ATGAACAACAAACTTGCATTGGTATTTCCAGGACAGGGTTCACAAAGCGTCGGTATGTTGGCCGAACTTCATGCTGAATTTGCAACAGTTCGCGACACCTTCGCCGAAGCCTCTGCGGCTTTAGGTTATGACTTATGGGCCTTAGTGGCCAATGGTCCTGATACAGCATTAAACGAAACACACCGTACTCAGCCTGCTTTATTAACAGCTTCTGTTGCGGTGTATCGGGTATGGCTGGAGCAGGGCGGCGCGACTCCTGCTTATTTAGCCGGTCACTCTTTAGGTGAATATTCAGCTTTAGTGTGTGCTGGTGTATTAAACCTGGCCGATGCAGTCAAGCTGGTGGAAAAACGCGGTCAGTATATGCAACTGGCTGTGCCTGCCGGTACTGGTGCTATGTCAGCCATTATTGGTCTGGACGATGCGCTGATTGCCAAAGCTTGCGAAGAAGCAGCGCAGGGTGAAGTTGTTTCTCCTGTCAACTTCAACTCGCCTGGTCAGGTGGTGATTGCTGGTAATAAAGCTGCTGTTGAACGTGCAAATGAACTTTGTAAAGCCGCAGGTGCCAAACGTGCGCTGCCTTTACCTGTGTCAGTGCCGTCGCACTGCGCTTTAATGAAGCCAGCAGCAGACAAACTGGCAGATGATTTAAACAGTATTTCGTTTCATACAGCTGTCATACCCGTAGTGAACAATGTCGACGTTAGTGCAGCAGCTGATGCCGCGGCAATAAAAGATGCGTTGGTACGTCAGCTGTATAGTCCGGTGCGCTGGACAGAAAGTATCGAGTTTTTAGCTGCACAAGGCGTGGACACAGTGATTGAACTGGGTGCAGGCAAGGTATTAAGTGGCTTAATTAAACGTATTAATAAAGAGCTGAACACGGCTTCAGTCACAGATGTAGCGTCATTAAAAGACGCTTTAGCTACAGAATAA
- the fabG gene encoding 3-oxoacyl-ACP reductase FabG, giving the protein MSLEGQVALVTGASRGIGRAIAEQLAALGAKVVGTATTESGAAAISAYLGDKGLGLVLNVGDTASIEQCLETIKAQFGDIDILVNNAGITRDNLLMRMKEEEWFDIMQTNLTSVYRLSKAVLRSMMKKRHGRIISIGSVVGSMGNAGQTNYAAAKAGVLGFTKSLAREVASRGITVNAVAPGFIDTDMTKELSEEQKEAIFSQVPANRLGQPEEIAAAVAFLASGPAAYITGETIHINGGMYMV; this is encoded by the coding sequence ATTTCGTTAGAAGGTCAGGTGGCCTTAGTCACGGGCGCAAGCCGTGGCATAGGTCGCGCTATTGCTGAACAATTAGCCGCTTTAGGCGCTAAAGTGGTTGGAACTGCAACAACTGAATCAGGCGCAGCAGCTATTTCCGCTTATTTAGGTGACAAAGGTTTAGGCCTGGTGTTAAATGTCGGCGATACAGCTTCTATTGAGCAGTGTTTAGAGACTATTAAAGCTCAGTTTGGCGATATTGATATTCTGGTGAACAACGCTGGTATTACCCGCGATAACCTGTTGATGCGCATGAAAGAAGAAGAATGGTTCGACATCATGCAAACCAATTTGACATCAGTGTACCGTTTAAGTAAAGCTGTGCTGCGTAGCATGATGAAAAAGCGTCACGGCCGGATCATCAGCATAGGTTCAGTGGTAGGTTCTATGGGCAATGCGGGTCAGACTAACTATGCTGCAGCGAAAGCGGGCGTGTTAGGTTTCACCAAGTCATTGGCCAGAGAAGTTGCCTCCCGTGGTATCACGGTGAACGCTGTTGCACCAGGTTTTATCGACACCGATATGACCAAAGAATTGTCAGAAGAGCAAAAAGAAGCAATTTTCAGCCAGGTCCCGGCGAATCGTCTGGGCCAGCCGGAAGAAATAGCAGCCGCTGTAGCCTTTTTGGCTTCAGGTCCGGCAGCATATATTACGGGTGAAACCATCCATATCAACGGCGGTATGTATATGGTGTAA
- the fabF gene encoding beta-ketoacyl-ACP synthase II — MAKRRVVVTGLGMLTPLGNDVTSTWQALLQGQSGIALFDHIDPEAYTTKFAGLVKNFDVEQFFPAKEAKKMDLFIQYGVAAGVQAFRDSGLEINEENAERIGVAVGSGIGGLGLIEENHTKLLNSGPRRLSPFFVPSTIINMISGHLSIMLGLQGPNISIVTACTTGVHNIGQAARMIAYGDADAMIAGGAEKASTTLGMGGFGAARALSTRNDAPQQASRPWDKDRDGFVLGDGAGVVVLEEYEHAKARGAKIYAELVGFGMSGDAYHMTSPPENGRGAALAMKNALRDAGINADQVQYINAHGTSTPAGDIAETMAIKSIFGAKPEGLMVSSSKSMMGHLLGAAGSVESIITILSLIDQKVSPTINLDNPDEGCDLDYVPHTARDAKLEYALCNSFGFGGTNGSILFKKI, encoded by the coding sequence GTGGCAAAACGTCGAGTGGTTGTGACGGGCTTAGGTATGCTAACGCCCCTGGGGAACGATGTAACGTCGACCTGGCAGGCTTTATTACAAGGTCAAAGTGGAATAGCGCTGTTTGATCATATTGATCCAGAGGCTTACACCACCAAATTTGCTGGTTTAGTCAAAAATTTTGACGTCGAACAGTTTTTCCCGGCCAAAGAAGCCAAAAAAATGGATTTATTTATCCAGTACGGTGTCGCTGCCGGTGTGCAGGCCTTTCGGGATTCCGGACTGGAAATTAACGAAGAAAATGCCGAACGTATTGGTGTAGCTGTAGGTTCAGGTATTGGTGGTTTAGGTTTAATCGAAGAAAACCACACCAAATTACTGAACAGCGGCCCACGTCGTTTATCGCCGTTTTTTGTACCTTCTACCATCATCAACATGATTTCTGGTCATTTATCCATCATGTTAGGTCTGCAAGGTCCAAATATCAGTATTGTCACCGCTTGTACTACTGGTGTGCATAACATTGGCCAGGCTGCCCGTATGATAGCTTACGGTGACGCGGACGCGATGATAGCCGGTGGTGCAGAAAAAGCATCTACTACTTTAGGTATGGGTGGCTTTGGTGCGGCCCGTGCTTTATCAACCCGTAACGATGCGCCACAACAGGCCAGTCGTCCATGGGATAAAGACCGTGATGGTTTTGTATTGGGTGACGGCGCTGGTGTTGTGGTACTGGAAGAGTACGAACATGCCAAAGCCCGTGGTGCAAAAATCTACGCTGAACTGGTAGGTTTTGGTATGAGCGGCGATGCCTATCATATGACATCACCACCGGAAAACGGTCGTGGCGCTGCTTTGGCAATGAAAAATGCTTTACGTGATGCCGGTATAAACGCCGATCAAGTGCAGTATATCAATGCGCATGGTACCTCTACGCCTGCAGGTGATATAGCTGAAACTATGGCAATTAAATCCATTTTTGGTGCCAAACCAGAAGGATTAATGGTCAGTTCCAGCAAGTCGATGATGGGGCACTTATTAGGTGCAGCAGGTTCTGTTGAATCTATCATCACTATCTTGTCACTGATCGACCAGAAAGTATCTCCAACCATCAACCTGGATAATCCGGACGAAGGTTGTGACTTAGACTATGTTCCGCATACTGCGCGCGATGCCAAACTGGAATACGCTTTATGTAACTCCTTTGGTTTCGGCGGCACTAACGGTTCTATTCTGTTTAAGAAAATCTAA
- a CDS encoding PilZ domain-containing protein: protein MDEIQLDFTELKELYRCYMPFLKNGGLFVRTARPYRMGHSLSLVVTLPDALEAVRVSGKVAWLTPQGAQSSTPAGIGVAFIDDKFQLQDKIEKLLGGMLDSTEPTYSL, encoded by the coding sequence GTGGACGAAATCCAACTGGATTTTACAGAGCTAAAAGAGCTGTACCGCTGCTATATGCCATTTCTGAAAAATGGTGGTTTGTTCGTGCGTACAGCACGGCCTTATCGCATGGGGCATTCTTTATCTTTAGTGGTCACTTTGCCTGACGCACTGGAAGCTGTGCGTGTGTCCGGTAAAGTCGCCTGGCTGACACCACAAGGTGCACAAAGCTCTACTCCAGCAGGTATTGGCGTCGCTTTTATTGACGATAAATTTCAGTTGCAGGATAAAATTGAAAAATTATTAGGTGGTATGCTCGATTCGACTGAGCCTACCTACAGCCTCTAA
- the prpB gene encoding methylisocitrate lyase, which translates to MANVKSAGALLRQAIKDNHPLQLVGTINAYTAMMAERVGHKALYLSGAGVANASFGLPDLGMTSLNDVCEDIRRITGATALPLLVDADTGWGGAFNIARTVKEMTNAGAAGFHIEDQVAQKRCGHRPNKEIVSLEEMVDRVKASVDARTDENFFIMARTDALQQQGLEAAIERALACEAAGADAIFAEAVYTLEQYQAFTKVLKVPVLANITEFGQTPLFNKAELAGVGVDMVLYPLSAFRAMNKAALNVYESILANGDQKAVVDSMQTRAELYDFLNYHSYEQKLDALFATKK; encoded by the coding sequence ATGGCTAATGTAAAAAGCGCTGGCGCTCTGCTTCGTCAGGCAATTAAAGACAATCATCCGTTACAGCTGGTGGGCACTATTAACGCCTACACTGCCATGATGGCTGAACGTGTGGGTCATAAAGCCTTGTACTTATCAGGTGCTGGTGTGGCTAACGCCTCTTTTGGTTTGCCGGATTTGGGTATGACCTCGTTAAACGATGTCTGTGAGGATATCCGTCGTATTACGGGTGCTACTGCACTGCCATTGCTGGTGGATGCAGATACAGGCTGGGGTGGAGCTTTTAATATTGCCCGTACTGTGAAAGAAATGACCAATGCCGGTGCCGCAGGTTTTCATATTGAAGATCAGGTGGCGCAAAAACGTTGTGGTCACAGACCGAACAAAGAAATCGTATCTTTGGAAGAAATGGTTGATCGCGTTAAGGCTTCTGTCGATGCCAGAACAGACGAGAACTTTTTTATTATGGCGCGCACTGATGCGTTGCAACAACAAGGTTTAGAAGCCGCCATCGAACGCGCTTTAGCCTGTGAAGCAGCAGGTGCTGATGCCATTTTTGCTGAAGCTGTTTATACGCTGGAGCAGTATCAGGCTTTTACCAAGGTTCTGAAAGTGCCTGTGCTTGCAAATATCACTGAGTTTGGTCAAACGCCGCTGTTTAATAAAGCAGAGCTGGCTGGTGTTGGTGTGGATATGGTGTTGTATCCGTTGAGTGCTTTCCGCGCTATGAACAAAGCAGCACTGAATGTGTATGAGTCTATTCTGGCCAACGGCGATCAAAAAGCTGTAGTCGACAGCATGCAAACCCGTGCTGAACTTTACGACTTCCTGAACTATCACAGTTATGAGCAGAAATTAGACGCCCTGTTTGCCACTAAAAAATAA
- the pabC gene encoding aminodeoxychorismate lyase: protein MLYLQAPGSTDRSFQYGDGLFTTVRIKDGKAMLWDLHLQRLVSGAKALLIHSFDTDELTAQVQQAISAPDQVIKVLISRGQAGRGYSPQGIESPCCYISTAALPDYTTWQRQGIRLGVAGFKLAQQPELAGVKHNNRLEQVLIKAELAQSDVDELVVLDQSDAVIEVSAANLMFCKEGQWFTPVLDQAGVNGVMRNYLMAQLSVTEGRYRLADLQQAEALLICNALMGVVPVKEFAGQTKNIELVRQFVSGVEL, encoded by the coding sequence ATGCTTTATCTGCAGGCACCCGGCAGCACAGATCGTAGCTTTCAGTATGGTGACGGGCTTTTTACCACAGTAAGGATAAAAGACGGCAAAGCTATGCTGTGGGATTTGCATCTGCAGCGTTTAGTCTCGGGCGCCAAAGCTTTGCTGATCCATTCTTTTGATACTGATGAGCTAACAGCACAAGTCCAGCAGGCTATTTCAGCGCCTGATCAAGTGATTAAAGTATTGATAAGCCGTGGCCAGGCAGGCCGGGGTTATAGCCCACAAGGTATTGAATCGCCTTGCTGTTATATCAGCACCGCAGCTTTACCTGATTACACAACCTGGCAACGGCAGGGCATTCGCCTTGGGGTAGCTGGTTTTAAACTAGCGCAGCAACCCGAGCTGGCTGGTGTTAAGCACAACAACAGGCTGGAGCAGGTGTTGATTAAAGCCGAATTAGCTCAAAGTGATGTTGATGAGCTTGTGGTGCTGGACCAAAGTGATGCAGTGATTGAAGTGTCTGCTGCCAATCTGATGTTTTGCAAAGAGGGTCAATGGTTTACTCCTGTGCTGGACCAGGCTGGCGTGAATGGCGTGATGCGTAACTATCTGATGGCTCAGCTATCAGTGACAGAAGGTCGTTATCGCCTGGCGGATCTGCAGCAAGCAGAAGCCTTATTGATTTGTAATGCCCTGATGGGTGTAGTGCCGGTAAAGGAATTTGCCGGGCAAACTAAAAATATCGAACTGGTGCGTCAGTTTGTCAGCGGAGTTGAGCTTTGA
- the tmk gene encoding dTMP kinase yields MTTLGRFIVVEGLEGAGKTSAIRTIQQWLNEHHIKFISTREPGGTPLAEQIRTLVKQVQDEIVAPETELLLMYASRVQLVKTVIQPALQQGTWVLGDRHDLSSRAYQGGGRQLDENLINSIRQVVLGGLTPDLTLYLDIDPAIGLQRAQARGELDRIEQEQLAFFQRTRAKYLQIAATEANIVTIDASQSMEQVQQQILNALQQAYQSGSLSHDAKADLGTDV; encoded by the coding sequence ATGACAACTTTAGGTCGTTTTATTGTAGTGGAAGGGCTGGAAGGCGCGGGTAAAACCAGCGCTATCCGTACTATCCAGCAATGGCTGAACGAACATCACATCAAGTTTATCAGCACCCGTGAGCCAGGCGGCACACCTTTAGCCGAACAAATCCGCACTCTGGTTAAACAAGTGCAGGATGAAATCGTTGCGCCTGAAACCGAATTATTGTTGATGTATGCATCCCGTGTGCAGCTAGTAAAAACAGTGATCCAGCCGGCCTTACAGCAAGGAACCTGGGTGCTGGGTGATCGTCATGATTTATCGTCCCGTGCTTATCAGGGCGGCGGTCGTCAATTGGATGAAAATCTGATTAACAGTATCCGTCAGGTGGTACTAGGTGGTTTAACGCCGGATTTAACGCTGTATTTAGATATAGACCCGGCTATAGGTTTACAACGTGCTCAGGCTCGTGGTGAATTGGATCGTATTGAGCAGGAGCAACTGGCATTTTTTCAGCGCACCCGTGCTAAGTATCTGCAAATAGCTGCCACTGAAGCCAATATAGTCACCATAGATGCCAGTCAGTCGATGGAGCAGGTGCAGCAACAGATCCTGAATGCTCTGCAACAGGCTTATCAAAGTGGATCTTTAAGCCATGATGCAAAGGCGGATCTTGGCACAGATGTCTGA
- the acpP gene encoding acyl carrier protein, with translation MSNIEERVKKIIIEQLGVKEEEVKHESSFVDDLGADSLDTVELVMALEEEFDTEIPDEEAEKITTVQSAIDYIKAHAE, from the coding sequence ATGAGCAACATCGAAGAACGCGTTAAAAAAATCATCATCGAGCAGTTAGGCGTTAAAGAAGAAGAAGTGAAGCACGAATCTTCTTTCGTTGACGATTTAGGCGCTGACTCTCTGGACACAGTAGAATTAGTTATGGCTCTGGAAGAAGAATTTGACACAGAGATCCCAGACGAAGAAGCTGAAAAAATTACAACGGTACAGTCTGCTATCGACTATATCAAGGCCCACGCTGAGTAA
- a CDS encoding TatD family hydrolase, with protein sequence MFVDSHCHLDRLEWDKLALTLPEVLQQAAAANVEHMLCVSVSLKEFPAMKQLVAAYPQVSVSCGEHPLHQEEQIDIELLRRYCADPAVVAVGETGLDYFYSPDSKAIQQEAFAAHIAVGLELKKPLIVHTRDARADTLNLLRSGGAADCGGVLHCFTEDWDTAKAALDLGFYISLSGIVTFRNADELRSVARQIPADRLLIETDSPYLAPVPYRGKTNQPAYVSAVAACIAQQRNVSIELLAEQTSANFYQLFQSVKKA encoded by the coding sequence TTGTTTGTTGATTCACATTGCCACCTCGACCGTCTGGAGTGGGACAAATTAGCCCTGACCCTGCCTGAAGTTTTACAACAAGCCGCCGCTGCCAACGTAGAGCATATGTTGTGTGTATCGGTCAGCCTGAAAGAATTTCCTGCGATGAAACAACTTGTGGCTGCTTATCCACAAGTGTCAGTGTCTTGTGGTGAACATCCGCTGCATCAGGAAGAGCAAATCGATATCGAATTACTGCGCCGTTATTGTGCTGATCCCGCTGTAGTGGCTGTCGGCGAAACCGGTCTGGACTATTTTTACAGCCCGGACAGCAAAGCGATTCAGCAAGAGGCTTTTGCCGCTCATATAGCGGTCGGCCTTGAACTGAAGAAGCCTTTGATAGTGCATACCCGTGATGCCAGAGCGGACACGTTGAATTTATTGCGCTCTGGTGGTGCTGCTGACTGTGGTGGTGTATTGCACTGCTTTACAGAAGACTGGGATACAGCAAAAGCTGCTTTGGATTTAGGTTTTTATATTTCGTTATCCGGCATCGTAACCTTTCGTAACGCCGATGAGCTGCGCTCTGTAGCACGCCAAATTCCGGCTGATCGCTTATTGATTGAAACCGACTCGCCTTATTTAGCTCCTGTGCCTTATCGCGGCAAAACTAATCAGCCGGCTTACGTTAGTGCTGTGGCTGCTTGTATCGCACAACAGCGTAATGTCAGCATTGAATTGTTGGCAGAACAAACCTCAGCAAATTTTTATCAGCTGTTTCAATCAGTTAAAAAAGCTTAA